Proteins from one Micromonospora sp. M71_S20 genomic window:
- a CDS encoding enoyl-CoA hydratase-related protein has translation MTSPDVLVRAATARGVTTLTLDSPHNRNALSTPLMTQLLAGLAEAVADDAVRVIVLDHTGPVFCSGADLKETAAAYASGTVPAGMLGDVLAAVWECPKPVVAKVAGPARAGGLGLIAAADLAVCALEATFAFTEVRIGVVPAVISATVLPRLHPRAAAELYLTGDTFDGRRAAEIGLVTAAGPADGLEAAVAGYCDSLVRGAPGALAGAKQLLRRPPAVDLRTEIAGLSTLSTGYFLSEEGREGVLAFREKRPASWVPAADGDAAAGADR, from the coding sequence ATGACCTCTCCCGACGTGCTCGTGCGGGCCGCCACGGCCCGTGGGGTGACCACCCTCACCCTGGACAGCCCGCACAACCGCAACGCGCTCTCCACGCCGCTGATGACCCAGCTGCTGGCCGGCCTCGCCGAGGCGGTCGCCGACGACGCCGTACGCGTGATCGTGCTCGACCACACGGGCCCGGTCTTCTGTTCCGGGGCGGACCTGAAGGAGACGGCCGCCGCGTACGCCAGCGGGACCGTGCCGGCCGGGATGCTCGGCGACGTGCTCGCGGCGGTCTGGGAGTGCCCGAAGCCGGTGGTGGCGAAGGTGGCCGGCCCGGCCCGGGCGGGCGGCCTCGGTCTCATCGCGGCGGCGGACCTGGCGGTGTGCGCGCTGGAGGCGACGTTCGCCTTCACCGAGGTGCGGATCGGCGTGGTGCCGGCGGTGATCTCCGCGACCGTGCTGCCCCGCCTGCACCCCCGCGCGGCGGCCGAGCTCTACCTGACCGGCGACACCTTCGACGGCCGGCGGGCGGCCGAGATCGGCCTGGTCACCGCCGCCGGGCCGGCGGACGGACTGGAAGCGGCGGTTGCGGGGTACTGCGACTCTCTGGTGCGGGGGGCTCCGGGCGCGCTGGCCGGGGCGAAGCAGTTGCTGCGCCGGCCGCCCGCCGTGGACCTGCGGACGGAGATCGCCGGCCTGTCCACCCTCTCGACCGGGTACTTCCTGTCGGAGGAGGGACGCGAGGGCGTCCTGGCGTTCCGGGAGAAGCGGCCGGCGAGCTGGGTGCCCGCCGCCGACGGCGACGCCGCCGCGGGCGCCGACCGGTAA